A DNA window from Litorivicinus lipolyticus contains the following coding sequences:
- the pyk gene encoding pyruvate kinase, whose product MSLRRTKIVATLGPSTDSPEMIDRIIKAGVNCVRLNFSHGEPEDHRQRAEWVRKAASDNQVQVAILADLQGPKIRIARFADGHIELAPGDTFVLDASLERDAGTQTEVGIDYKALPSDCTAGDLLLLDDGRITLRVQSISGERITTVVERAGTLSNNKGINRQGGGLSAPALTQKDLSDLRSAVEIGIDYIAVSFPRSAADMREARREMKAVGGTAGLIAKIERAEAVADEATLDAIIRESDGVMVARGDLGVEIGDAHLVGVQKRIIARARALDRIVITATQMMESMISSSLPTRAEVFDVANAVLDGTDAVMLSGETAAGSYPVETVEAMARTAEGAEVEREARISEERLQQAFTSHDEAIALSAMYAANRLKGVAAILCLTESGSTPRWMSRIGSHLPIIAMTREPSALGRMALYRGVFPVALDYQSTPSLRVDEQAIQAAATLGYLKADDLVIFTKGDRLGLHGGTNTMKILRVGDFL is encoded by the coding sequence ATGTCATTGCGCCGCACAAAAATCGTAGCCACTTTGGGACCGTCAACGGACTCGCCCGAGATGATCGATCGGATCATCAAGGCGGGCGTTAATTGCGTTCGCCTGAACTTCTCGCACGGCGAGCCGGAAGATCATCGCCAGCGCGCGGAGTGGGTGCGTAAAGCGGCCTCTGACAACCAAGTGCAGGTCGCGATTTTGGCCGACTTGCAGGGTCCTAAGATCCGTATTGCACGCTTTGCCGATGGCCACATTGAGCTGGCCCCCGGCGACACCTTCGTGTTGGATGCCAGCCTTGAACGCGATGCCGGCACACAAACCGAAGTTGGTATTGATTACAAGGCATTGCCCAGCGATTGCACCGCCGGCGACTTGTTGTTGCTAGACGACGGCCGTATCACCTTGCGCGTTCAGTCGATCAGTGGCGAGCGCATCACCACGGTGGTTGAGCGTGCCGGCACGCTGAGCAATAACAAGGGCATTAACCGCCAAGGCGGCGGTCTGTCGGCGCCTGCGCTGACCCAAAAAGACTTGAGCGACCTGCGCAGCGCGGTCGAAATCGGCATTGATTATATCGCCGTGTCCTTCCCTCGCAGCGCTGCGGACATGCGAGAAGCGCGCCGCGAAATGAAGGCCGTGGGCGGCACCGCAGGTTTGATTGCCAAAATCGAACGCGCCGAAGCGGTCGCCGACGAAGCCACCTTGGACGCGATTATTCGTGAATCCGACGGTGTCATGGTGGCGCGTGGTGATTTGGGCGTGGAAATTGGTGACGCCCACTTGGTCGGCGTTCAAAAACGCATTATCGCTCGGGCCCGTGCCTTGGATCGCATCGTCATTACGGCGACACAGATGATGGAATCAATGATTTCAAGCTCACTGCCGACGCGTGCCGAAGTGTTTGACGTCGCCAACGCGGTCTTGGACGGTACCGATGCGGTCATGTTAAGCGGTGAAACGGCCGCTGGCAGTTACCCGGTTGAAACTGTCGAGGCTATGGCGCGCACCGCCGAAGGCGCCGAAGTTGAACGCGAAGCGCGTATTTCCGAGGAGCGCCTACAGCAAGCCTTCACCAGCCATGACGAGGCGATTGCCTTGAGCGCCATGTATGCGGCCAACCGCCTCAAAGGCGTCGCGGCGATTCTGTGTTTGACCGAATCCGGTTCAACACCGCGTTGGATGAGCCGGATCGGCTCGCATTTGCCGATTATTGCGATGACCCGTGAGCCCTCAGCGCTGGGTCGGATGGCCCTGTATCGTGGTGTTTTCCCGGTTGCACTGGATTACCAGTCCACGCCGAGTCTGCGCGTTGACGAGCAAGCCATCCAGGCGGCCGCTACCTTGGGCTACCTTAAGGCCGATGATTTGGTGATCTTTACCAAAGGCGATCGCTTGGGGCTGCACGGCGGCACCAACACCATGAAAATTTTGCGCGTCGGCGATTTTCTCTAA